Proteins from a genomic interval of Corythoichthys intestinalis isolate RoL2023-P3 chromosome 3, ASM3026506v1, whole genome shotgun sequence:
- the rilpl2 gene encoding RILP-like protein 2, with product MDLAEESSPALAFEKDAFELTVEDVYDISYVVGRDLLRISRTGEEVSDLQFRIVRVLEMFETMVNKYNLSLEELRMERDNLKSQLDLMLTESTRATGANQMVVDLNDPNRPRFTMHELKEVLQERNHLKAQLMVAQEELQLYKSGILPPGQAPMVEVDLDQDRSEKNGAAGDAKEEKTTAIGKLFSFRRK from the exons ATGGACTTGGCCGAGGAGTCGTCGCCCGCCCTGGCGTTCGAGAAGGACGCCTTCGAGCTGACGGTGGAAGACGTCTACGACATCTCCTACGTGGTCGGACGGGACTTGCTGAGGATCAGCCGAACGGGCGAGGAGGTGTCCGACCTGCAGTTTCGCATAGTCCGCGTACTGGAGATGTTCGAGACCATGGTCAACAAGTACAACTTGTCTTTGGAGGAACTGCGAATGGAGCGGGACAACCTCAAGAGTCAGCTGGACCTAATGCTCACCGAAAGCACG AGAGCGACGGGAGCCAATCAGATGGTGGTGGACCTCAACGACCCCAACAGGCCTCGCTTCACCATGCATGAGCTGAAGGAGGTGCTACAGGAGAGGAACCACCTGAAGGCCCAGCTAATGGTGGCTCAGGAGGAACTGCAGCTCTACAAGAG CGGGATTCTGCCGCCGGGCCAAGCGCCCATGGTGGAAGTGGACCTGGATCAGGACCGATCGGAAAAAAACGGAGCGGCCGGCGACGCCAAAGAGGAGAAGACCACCGCCATTGGGAAATT